The Frankiaceae bacterium genome includes a region encoding these proteins:
- the lipB gene encoding lipoyl(octanoyl) transferase LipB, with protein sequence MQRDLHARRVAGEAPDTCLLLEHPSVYTAGKRTEPWERPFDGTPVIDVDRGGKITWHGPGQLVGYPILRLDDPMDVVAHVRRIEQALIDVCAAHGVDGAGRVEGRSGVWVENAKVAAIGIRVAQGVTMHGFALNCDPDLTAYDRIVACGIRDAGVTSLSVLTGNHVTTADVVDDVERALSNVLEPAHGRT encoded by the coding sequence ATGCAGCGCGACCTCCACGCCCGCCGCGTGGCCGGCGAGGCGCCCGACACCTGCCTCCTGCTGGAGCACCCGAGCGTCTACACGGCGGGGAAGCGTACGGAGCCCTGGGAGCGGCCCTTCGACGGCACGCCCGTCATCGACGTCGACCGCGGCGGCAAGATCACCTGGCACGGCCCAGGCCAGCTCGTCGGCTACCCGATCCTGCGGCTGGACGACCCGATGGACGTCGTCGCGCACGTACGCCGCATCGAGCAGGCCCTCATCGACGTCTGCGCCGCGCACGGCGTCGACGGAGCCGGTCGCGTCGAGGGGCGTTCGGGCGTCTGGGTCGAGAACGCCAAGGTCGCCGCGATCGGCATCCGCGTCGCGCAGGGCGTGACGATGCACGGCTTCGCGCTCAACTGCGACCCCGACCTCACGGCGTACGACCGCATCGTCGCCTGCGGCATCCGCGACGCGGGCGTCACGAGCCTGTCCGTACTCACCGGTAACCACGTCACGACCGCCGACGTCGTCGACGACGTCGAGCGGGCCCTCAGCAACGTCCTGGAGCCGGCGCATGGTCGCACCTGA
- a CDS encoding peptidase E, with protein MTIVAIGGGGLAARGGRRPMLEYVLGRTGKHRPKVCYVGTAMGDAAYVTTMFYDIAREVGFDGSHLDLFPMPNVPDVRAHLLAQDAIYVGGGSVANLLAVWRTHGLDVYLAEARERGVVLAGTSAGSICWFEGGTTDSFGADPLMPVTNGLAMIAASNSPHYDSEERRRPLYQRLVANGTLSPGWAADDGVGLVFDGETLTEAVTYRDDGAAAWRVERDGETKVEPRRL; from the coding sequence ATGACGATCGTGGCGATCGGCGGCGGCGGGCTCGCGGCGCGAGGCGGGCGGCGCCCGATGCTGGAGTACGTCCTCGGCCGCACGGGCAAGCATCGGCCGAAGGTCTGCTACGTCGGCACGGCGATGGGCGACGCGGCGTACGTCACGACGATGTTCTACGACATCGCGCGCGAGGTCGGCTTCGACGGCAGCCACCTCGACCTGTTCCCGATGCCGAACGTCCCCGACGTCCGCGCGCACCTCCTCGCCCAGGACGCGATCTACGTCGGCGGCGGCAGCGTCGCCAACCTCCTCGCCGTCTGGCGCACCCACGGCCTCGACGTCTACCTGGCCGAGGCGCGCGAGCGCGGCGTGGTCCTCGCAGGTACGAGCGCCGGGTCGATCTGCTGGTTCGAGGGCGGGACGACGGACTCGTTCGGCGCCGACCCGCTGATGCCCGTCACCAACGGCCTCGCGATGATCGCCGCGAGCAACTCCCCGCACTACGACTCCGAGGAACGCCGCCGCCCCCTGTACCAGCGTCTCGTCGCCAACGGCACGCTCTCCCCCGGCTGGGCCGCCGACGACGGCGTCGGGCTGGTCTTCGACGGCGAGACCCTCACCGAGGCCGTGACGTACCGCGACGACGGCGCCGCCGCGTGGCGGGTCGAGCGCGACGGCGAGACCAAGGTCGAGCCGCGCCGCCTGTGA
- the sucB gene encoding 2-oxoglutarate dehydrogenase, E2 component, dihydrolipoamide succinyltransferase: MAVSVTMPRLGESVTEGTVTRWLKKEGESVQADEPLLEVSTDKVDTEIPAPASGVLTSIKVAEDETVEVGAELAIIDAEGTAAAPAEAPAEAPAEEKPAEEPAAEAPAEEPAAEAPAPAAAEEEEEKAPDQAFEENGPSHEEVAARAADGVDTAPAPVTGGEDDGKPSYVTPLVRKLASEHGVDLASLSGTGVGGRIRKQDVLDAARNGSSRPAAAPAAAAPKAPAARAAAPAAKAPAPSQAHLRGKTEKLSRLRTVIAQRMVESLQVSAQLTTVVEVDVTKIARLREQAKATFEQREGTKLSFLPFFALAAIEGLKAHPVVNSSIDLQAGTVTYHDGVHLGIAVDTERGLLVPVIQDAGDLNLGGIARKVADLAERTRSNRVTPDELGGGTFTLTNTGSRGALFDTPIINQPQVAILGTGGVVKRPVVVDDPDLGEVVAVRSMVYLALSYDHRIVDGADAARYLTTVKERLEEGAFEAELGLDGA, encoded by the coding sequence ATGGCCGTCTCGGTCACGATGCCCCGGCTCGGCGAGTCCGTGACGGAAGGCACCGTCACGCGCTGGCTGAAGAAGGAGGGCGAGTCGGTCCAGGCCGACGAGCCGCTGCTCGAGGTCTCGACCGACAAGGTCGACACCGAGATCCCGGCGCCCGCGAGCGGCGTTCTCACGTCGATCAAGGTCGCCGAGGACGAGACCGTCGAGGTCGGCGCCGAGCTGGCGATCATCGACGCCGAGGGCACCGCCGCGGCGCCTGCCGAGGCACCGGCTGAGGCACCGGCCGAGGAGAAGCCCGCCGAAGAGCCTGCCGCCGAGGCGCCGGCCGAGGAGCCCGCGGCCGAGGCCCCCGCGCCCGCCGCCGCCGAGGAGGAGGAGGAGAAGGCGCCGGACCAGGCGTTCGAGGAGAACGGCCCCTCCCACGAGGAGGTCGCGGCCCGCGCGGCCGACGGCGTCGACACCGCCCCCGCGCCGGTGACCGGCGGCGAGGACGACGGCAAGCCCTCGTACGTCACCCCGCTCGTCCGCAAGCTCGCCTCCGAGCACGGCGTCGACCTCGCCTCGCTCTCGGGCACCGGCGTCGGCGGCCGGATCCGCAAGCAGGACGTCCTCGACGCCGCCCGCAACGGCTCGTCCCGCCCCGCCGCCGCCCCCGCGGCTGCCGCACCCAAGGCGCCTGCCGCCCGCGCCGCGGCACCCGCCGCGAAGGCGCCGGCCCCGTCGCAGGCCCACCTCCGCGGCAAGACCGAGAAGCTGTCGCGGCTGCGTACCGTCATCGCACAGCGCATGGTCGAGTCGCTCCAGGTCTCGGCGCAGCTGACGACCGTGGTCGAGGTCGACGTGACCAAGATCGCGCGGCTGCGGGAGCAGGCGAAGGCGACGTTCGAGCAGCGCGAGGGGACGAAGCTGTCGTTCCTGCCGTTCTTCGCGCTCGCCGCGATCGAGGGCCTCAAGGCGCACCCCGTCGTCAACTCGTCCATCGACCTGCAGGCCGGGACGGTGACGTACCACGACGGCGTCCACCTCGGCATCGCGGTCGACACCGAGCGCGGCCTGCTCGTGCCCGTCATCCAGGACGCCGGCGACCTCAACCTCGGCGGCATCGCGCGCAAGGTCGCCGACCTCGCCGAGCGCACCCGGTCCAACCGCGTGACGCCGGACGAGCTGGGCGGCGGGACGTTCACGCTGACCAACACGGGCAGCCGCGGGGCGCTGTTCGACACGCCGATCATCAACCAGCCGCAGGTCGCGATCCTCGGCACCGGCGGCGTCGTCAAGCGGCCCGTCGTCGTGGACGACCCGGACCTCGGCGAGGTCGTGGCGGTGCGTTCGATGGTCTACCTCGCGCTGTCGTACGACCACCGGATCGTCGACGGCGCCGACGCCGCGCGCTACCTGACCACGGTCAAGGAGCGTTTGGAGGAAGGCGCGTTCGAGGCCGAGCTCGGCCTCGACGGCGCGTAG
- the lpdA gene encoding dihydrolipoyl dehydrogenase has protein sequence MAGGTYDLVVLGGGSGGYAAALRAAELGLTVALVERDKVGGTCLHRGCIPTKALLHAGEVADSARESAAFGVNATFEGIDVPKVHAYKDKVVEKLYKGLAGLIKSRKIELVTGTGRLASATTVEVDGKTLTATKAVVLATGSVPKSLPGLEIDGTQVITSDEALRLDRVPKSAVILGAGAIGCEFASAWRSFGAEEVTIVEALPHLVPLEEESSSKLLERAFRKRGIKYELGARFAGVKATDAGVTVSLESGKTIEAELLLVAVGRGPVSKDLGYEEAGVAMDRGYVTVDEYCRTSVPGVYAVGDLIPTLQLAHVGFAEGILVAEHVAGLDPRPIDYDGVPRVTYSEPEVASVGITSKIAKERGLDVQTVTYDLAGNGKSQILGTAGAVTLVAVKDGPVVGIHMVGSRVGELIAEAQLITNWEAYADDVAALIHPHPTMSEAVGEAHLALAGKPLHSHS, from the coding sequence GTGGCAGGCGGAACGTACGACCTCGTCGTCCTCGGCGGCGGCAGCGGCGGCTACGCCGCGGCCCTCCGGGCGGCCGAGCTGGGGCTGACGGTGGCGCTGGTCGAGCGCGACAAGGTGGGAGGTACGTGCCTGCACCGCGGCTGCATCCCGACCAAGGCGCTGCTGCACGCCGGCGAGGTCGCCGACAGCGCCCGCGAGAGCGCGGCGTTCGGCGTCAACGCCACCTTCGAGGGCATCGACGTGCCGAAGGTGCACGCGTACAAGGACAAGGTCGTCGAGAAGCTCTACAAGGGCCTCGCCGGCCTCATCAAGAGCCGCAAGATCGAGCTGGTCACGGGCACCGGGCGCCTCGCGTCCGCCACGACCGTCGAGGTCGACGGCAAGACCCTGACCGCGACCAAGGCCGTGGTGCTCGCCACCGGCTCGGTGCCCAAGTCGCTGCCGGGCCTGGAGATCGACGGCACGCAGGTCATCACCTCCGACGAGGCGCTGCGGCTCGACCGCGTACCCAAGTCGGCGGTCATCCTCGGCGCGGGCGCGATCGGCTGCGAGTTCGCGTCGGCGTGGCGCTCGTTCGGCGCCGAGGAGGTCACGATCGTCGAGGCGCTCCCCCACCTCGTACCGCTCGAGGAGGAGTCGTCCTCCAAGCTGCTGGAGCGGGCGTTCCGCAAGCGCGGGATCAAGTACGAGCTCGGCGCGCGGTTCGCGGGCGTCAAGGCGACCGACGCGGGCGTCACCGTGTCGCTCGAGTCCGGCAAGACGATCGAGGCCGAGCTGCTGCTCGTCGCCGTCGGCCGCGGCCCCGTGTCCAAGGACCTCGGGTACGAGGAGGCCGGCGTCGCCATGGACCGCGGCTACGTCACCGTCGACGAGTACTGCCGTACCTCCGTCCCCGGCGTCTACGCCGTCGGCGACCTCATTCCCACCTTGCAACTGGCACATGTCGGCTTCGCCGAGGGCATCCTCGTGGCCGAGCACGTCGCGGGCCTCGACCCCCGGCCGATCGACTACGACGGCGTGCCGCGGGTGACGTACTCCGAGCCCGAGGTCGCCTCGGTCGGCATCACGTCGAAGATCGCCAAGGAGCGCGGGCTCGACGTGCAGACCGTGACGTACGACCTCGCCGGCAACGGCAAGTCGCAGATCCTCGGCACCGCCGGCGCCGTGACGCTCGTCGCGGTCAAGGACGGCCCCGTCGTCGGCATCCACATGGTCGGCTCGCGGGTCGGCGAGCTCATCGCCGAGGCGCAGCTCATCACCAACTGGGAGGCGTACGCCGACGATGTCGCCGCCCTGATCCACCCCCACCCGACGATGTCGGAGGCCGTCGGCGAGGCGCACCTCGCGCTCGCCGGCAAGCCCCTCCACAGCCACTCCTAG